Below is a genomic region from Sinorhizobium meliloti.
AACGATCTCCGCCGTAAGCTCAACCAGGAGTTCATTGCTCGTACCGAGCGAAGTCTCTGTCATTTCTTTCTCCTATCGGAATCCAGCGACGAAACCTGAAACAGAGTTTCAGGGGGAGGATGTACAAAATGCCGTCGATTAGCGCTTGCCGCCTCGGAACCGACCGCTATCTCGCGATGGAGACTGCGGTTCTGCCGCGACATCAAGGCTCGAATTGCGAGAGGGAAGATCCGTCACCAAGGCGCCAAAGCGGCCGACACCTCAAAGCAACGGACAAGCATCACAACTCAGGCTGGAATTTCAGTTCAAAGTATTTTCCACAACGACACTTTGCATTTACTGCATTAACACTGATCCGCCAAAAGTCCAAACATAAATTTAACGGCATGCAGCAACTTTATTCCGAGTTGCTAAAATTGTCACGCTCGGCAAAATTGTCCTCAAATACAGAGTCAGAAATGCTGCCGGTCAATGCCGGCGCGCCTCTTCCTTATGGGGAAGCTGATCTATCACGGATCGTTTTGACATCCTGTAGCCCGCTTGATGCGCGGCTTTTGCCAATAAATGGGCCGAGATCGGTGCCGTCAGCACGAAGAAGACAAATCCCGCAAGTGCGCGCACGAAGACGGCGGCGTCCAGCGAATGCAGCCCGGCCGCAAAGAGCAGCAGACCCGAACCGACGGTACCGGCTTTCGAGGCCGCGTGCATGCGGGTGTAAAGGTCGGGGAAGCGGACGAGGCCAACCGCGGCAAGCAGCGAGAAGCAGGCGCCGACAACCATGATCAGCGCAACGACGTAGGCAATGATTTGTAGAGCCATCAACGCGCTCCCTTGCGTTTGCGGCGCCCGGCCTGGCTCGGGCGCGGCTTTGCCTGAGGGATCTCCGTTGTGCCTGGCGTCCTGCGCTCCGGCGAGAGGCCGCGCGCCAGGATGAAGCGGGCGAAAGCGACAGTTGCAAGAAAGCCGACGAGCCCGAGGGCGATCGCGATATCGATGTAGAGATAGAATCCGGTCCTTACGGCGATCACCGCGATCAGGCCGATCGCAATCGCCACCAGCATATCGAGGCCCAGCACCCGGTCCGGAAGCGTCGGCCCGCGAATGATGCGCAGCACCGTCAACAGCAGCGCGAGCGAGAGAAGCACGAGCGCCACGCCGGAGGCCGCGCTCAGGACTGCAGCGGGCGTCATCGTTCGAAGGCCTCCCGAATTCGACGTTCGAAGCCGCCGGCGATGTCTCGCCGTAGCGCTCCCGGATCGGCGCAATCGAGCGCATGGACGTAGAGGGTGTTGCGATCGTCGGAGACATCCACCGACAGCGTACCCGGCGTAAGTGTGATCAGATTGGCGAGCAGCGTTATCTCGAAGTCGCTCCTGAGCGCGAGCGGATAGGCAAAAATGCCGGGCTTCAGCGCCATGTTCGAGCGGAGAACCAGAACCGCGACCTTCGTTGCGGAAATGGCGAGCTCCTTGAAAAACAACGATGCGAGCAACAGGAGCCGCAACGGTCTCAGCGGGTAAGCCACGGGGCGCAGCTCACGCCGGATCAACCAGAGCGACAAGGCGCCGGCTGCGAAGCCCAGCAGGAGGTTCGCGGGCGTGAAGCTGGCGCTGATTGCCCCCCAGATGAGCGTAAAGACCAGGTTGGTCAGCAGGAATTTCATTGCGGACCTCCTGCGGGAAAGACTGAATTCAGGTAAGCGGACGGCTCTGCAAGACCGGCGGCGGCGCTCTGGATCATCGCGAGCAGCGGTTCGGGATAGAGGCCGAGCGCAAGCGCCAGAAGCGTAAGCGCTGCAAGCGGACCCAGGGCCGCCGCGGACAGGCGGGCGGGGCCGTCCGCCGCCTCGGGGATTGCGCTGTCTCGCCAATAGGCCAGGAGGAAAAGGCGGCCGGTGGCAATCATGGTGAAGAAGCCGACGAGAAGGAGCGCGGCGGCAAGCCACCAGGCGCCGATATCGATGGCCGCCTTCACCAGCATGACCTTCGGCCAGAAGCCGGAAAAGGGCGGCAGGCCCGAAACGGCGAAGCACAGCATCAAGGTCAGCGCCGCAAACCCCGCATGCTTGCGGTAAAGACCCGCGAGCGTTGCGATCGAGCTGTCTGCACCGAGGCGCATGGCGATCCCAGAGGCGAAATAAAGGCCCGTCATCACCAGCATCGAATGAAGCGCGTAGAAAATCGCGCCGCCAATGCCGCCCGGTCCGCCGATGGCTATGCCTGCGAGCATCGAGCCGATGCCCGAAACGACGAGGTATCCGAGAATGCGACGAAAATCCGTTTGCGCGAGCGCGCCGAGAACGCCGACCATCATCGTCAGCGCACCGACGAGCGCCAGGACGAAGCTCAATTCCTCCCTCTCGATCGGGAAGAGCATGACCGTCACCCGGATCAACGCATAAATACCGACCTTGGTGAGCAGGCCGGCAAAGAGCGCCGACACGACGACGCGAGGGGTATGATAGGAAGCAGGCAGCCAGAAGTTCAAAGGAAACGCGGCCGCCTTCATGCCGAAGGCAAGAACATAGAGTCCGACCAAAGTCATCAACGGCGCATTGACCCGCAGTTCGTCGGCCTTGCGCGCGATGTCGGCCATGTTGAGCGTGCCGAACACGGCGTAGAGGAAGCCGGTGGCGACGAGGAACAGCGTCGTTGCGACTAGGTTCAAAAAGCCGTACTTCACCGTCCCGTCGATCTGCCCGCGCTCGGAGCCGAGGACCAGTAGCCCGAAGGACGAAATCAGCAGGACCTCGAACCAGACATAGAGGTTGAAGATATCCCCCGTGAGGAAGGCTCCCGAAACGCCGGCCATCAGCAGCATCAGCAGCGGATAGAAACCATAGCGCCGGCCGCTGTCGTTGATATCGGCCAGCGAAAAGATGCCGGCGGCAAGAGCGACCAAGGCCGCCACCAGGGCAAAGAGCGCACCGGTCAGGTCGACCGTGAAGGCGATACCGAACGGCGGCAGCCAGCGACCCATCACCATGGTCGTCGGCCCATTTCTTGCGACGTGATCGAGCAGCGCCACGTCGATCAGCACCAGCACGGCCAGGCTCGCAAGCGCTATTGCGGGCTGGAGGCCGGCCCAGCGACGAAGCATCACGAGGAGCGCACCGACGGCCAGACACCAGGCGACGGGCAGAACGACGAGCCATTCGACGGCCGGCGCCGGGGCCAGCATCAGGGCTGCGGAAAGGTCGACGGGGACGGGGGTGGAAACGGCCATGGTGCGTCAGTATCCCAGCGGCGGTGCCGGCTCGTTCACCGGTTCCGCAACACGCATCTCGTCCGTGTTGTCTGTCGCGAGGTCTTCATAGGCGCGCCAGGCGAGAACGAGGAGAAAGGCGAAGAAGGAGAAGGAAATCACGATGGCGGTCAGGATGAGCGCCTGCGGCAAGGCATTGGCCGCCGGACCGGAAAGCACATCGGAGCCCTCCGCTATGACCGGCGGTACGTCGCGCGTCAGACGGCCGCCGGTGAAGATCAGAAGGTTCACCGCATTTCCCAGGATCGCCACGCCCAGGAGGACGCGGATGATGGATTTCGACAGAAGCAAGTAAATGGCGACGGTGAAGAAGAAAGTGACCAGCAGCGAAAACCAGGTCTCCATCAGGCCCCCCCTCTTTCTTCAAGCGACAGCGCGATCGAACTGATGGCACCGACGACGACCAGGTAGACCCCCGTATCGAACAGCATGACGGTGGAGAGCGGAACCTCGACGCCGAGAAAGGAGGGATATATCCAAAGCCCGGTCATGAACGGCACCCGCGCGAAAAGTGACACCAGTCCGGCCACGGTCGCGGCGAAAAGGCCGGCGCCGGCGATAGCCATGGGATGGAAGAATATCGCCCGCCGCACCGTCTCCACGCCATGGGCGATGCCGTAGATCGCCAGCGCCGAAACGGCGATCAACCCGCCTATGAAGCCGCCTCCGGGCTCGTTGTGGCCGCGCAGCAGCACGAAGATCGAAAAGAGCATCATCAATCCGGCGAGGAAGGGCGCAACGGTCCGAAAAATGATCGACTTCATACCGGCTCCTTCGTGTTCGCATCAGCGGCCGCGATCTCGCGCGTTTCGCCGCGTCTCAACGATCCCGCCCGCAACCGCACGAGGGAAAGGATGGACAGGCCCGCAACCAGCACGACGGCAATTTCGCCAAGCGTATCCGTGCCTCGGAAGTCGACGATGATGACGTTGACCACGTTCGCGCCGTGCGCGATCGATTTCGAATAGAGGTTGAAGAAGTCCGTCAGCGTCGCATCGAACGGCACGCCGGTAACCCGGAGAAGGAAAAGGCCGAATCCGATTCCGCAGGCGAGCGCGATCGTGAAGTCGGGAAGCTTCTGCCTGAGTGGTCGGTGATCCGAAGGAGACAGCCGCAGCCGGGTCATCACCAGTGCCAGCACGACGACGGACAGCGTCTCTATCATGAACTGGGTGAAGGCGAGATCCGGAGCGCCGTAAAGCAGGAAGAGCATCGCGACGGCGAAGCCCTGAATTCCGAGCGAGACGATCGCCGTCAGCCGGTCCGCGGCCAGCACCACGGCGAAGAGGCCAAGCACGGCGATCGCCATGATCGCGAATTCGTGCAGCGGAACGTCGCCCGGAAAGAAAGGTGCGCGCGGGAATTCGCCGTAGCGCAGCGGCAATGCGAGCATGACGGCGGCGACGAGCAGGAAGGTCACGGTCATGTAGTTATCGAGACGGCCGCCCTGCAATCGGCGGGTCGCGGCGACCGCAAACCGCACGAGGCCGCGTATGAACTGGTCGAAGCCTCGATCCGGTCCCCAGCCGATATCGGCAAGGATCACCGCCATGGCTGCGCGCAGCCGCGTCAGATTGAGGAACAGAACGACGCCGACCGCCAGCGTCACGACGGAGAGCAACAGCGGCACGCCGATATGCGGTGCGAGAGAAATCGTCACGGTTCTCGGTTCGCCGGCAACGGCCGAGGCCATGGGCGAGGTCACGAACCGATGAACAAGGCCCGACATCAGCGCGATGGAAAGGCCCTTCGCAGCCAGGATTGCCGGGCCGATCCAGAGGAGCACCGGTGCCTCGTGGGCATGCCTCGGCGTATCGACCTTCGGGCCCAGAAACGGTTTTAGAGCGATCGCGAAGCCGACGGCGAACATCAGGCCGTTGCCGAGGATGGTCAATGCCGCGAAGACCATGGACCGGCGGTCGAAACCGGAGAGTGCGGCGTAGATTTCCTCTTTTGCAAGGAACCCGAAAAAGGGCGGCAGGCCGCCCATCGACAGGGCCGCCGCAAGAGCTATGGCGAAGGTCAGAGGCATCGCCCTGCGCAGGCCGCCGAGCTTCGTCAGATCGCGCGTACCGGTTTCATGATCGATGATGCCGGCCACCATGAACAGCGCCCCCTTGAACAGGGCAT
It encodes:
- the mnhG gene encoding monovalent cation/H(+) antiporter subunit G; this translates as MALQIIAYVVALIMVVGACFSLLAAVGLVRFPDLYTRMHAASKAGTVGSGLLLFAAGLHSLDAAVFVRALAGFVFFVLTAPISAHLLAKAAHQAGYRMSKRSVIDQLPHKEEARRH
- a CDS encoding cation:proton antiporter, with the translated sequence MTPAAVLSAASGVALVLLSLALLLTVLRIIRGPTLPDRVLGLDMLVAIAIGLIAVIAVRTGFYLYIDIAIALGLVGFLATVAFARFILARGLSPERRTPGTTEIPQAKPRPSQAGRRKRKGAR
- a CDS encoding Na+/H+ antiporter subunit E; amino-acid sequence: MKFLLTNLVFTLIWGAISASFTPANLLLGFAAGALSLWLIRRELRPVAYPLRPLRLLLLASLFFKELAISATKVAVLVLRSNMALKPGIFAYPLALRSDFEITLLANLITLTPGTLSVDVSDDRNTLYVHALDCADPGALRRDIAGGFERRIREAFER
- a CDS encoding Na+/H+ antiporter subunit D — protein: MAVSTPVPVDLSAALMLAPAPAVEWLVVLPVAWCLAVGALLVMLRRWAGLQPAIALASLAVLVLIDVALLDHVARNGPTTMVMGRWLPPFGIAFTVDLTGALFALVAALVALAAGIFSLADINDSGRRYGFYPLLMLLMAGVSGAFLTGDIFNLYVWFEVLLISSFGLLVLGSERGQIDGTVKYGFLNLVATTLFLVATGFLYAVFGTLNMADIARKADELRVNAPLMTLVGLYVLAFGMKAAAFPLNFWLPASYHTPRVVVSALFAGLLTKVGIYALIRVTVMLFPIEREELSFVLALVGALTMMVGVLGALAQTDFRRILGYLVVSGIGSMLAGIAIGGPGGIGGAIFYALHSMLVMTGLYFASGIAMRLGADSSIATLAGLYRKHAGFAALTLMLCFAVSGLPPFSGFWPKVMLVKAAIDIGAWWLAAALLLVGFFTMIATGRLFLLAYWRDSAIPEAADGPARLSAAALGPLAALTLLALALGLYPEPLLAMIQSAAAGLAEPSAYLNSVFPAGGPQ
- a CDS encoding Na+/H+ antiporter subunit C codes for the protein METWFSLLVTFFFTVAIYLLLSKSIIRVLLGVAILGNAVNLLIFTGGRLTRDVPPVIAEGSDVLSGPAANALPQALILTAIVISFSFFAFLLVLAWRAYEDLATDNTDEMRVAEPVNEPAPPLGY
- a CDS encoding Na(+)/H(+) antiporter subunit B — its product is MKSIIFRTVAPFLAGLMMLFSIFVLLRGHNEPGGGFIGGLIAVSALAIYGIAHGVETVRRAIFFHPMAIAGAGLFAATVAGLVSLFARVPFMTGLWIYPSFLGVEVPLSTVMLFDTGVYLVVVGAISSIALSLEERGGA
- a CDS encoding putative monovalent cation/H+ antiporter subunit A, with amino-acid sequence MDAAALTFLALGLPFAAAAVAPALTRLLGGNAAWLLALAPLAIFMHLAGFIPEVAAGEIVTGGYIWIPSFNVSFSWLIDGLSLTFALLISGIGTLIVLYSGGYLKGHPDQGRFFSFILMFMGSMQGLVVSDSFLMLFVFWELTSITSFLLIGFDHTREAARRAALQALVVTGGGGLALLAGLLILWNVSGVTQFSLLLSFGDELKQSPFYLAALLLVLGGAFTKSAQFPFHFWLPNAMEAPTPVSAYLHSATMVKAGVYLLMRLNPVLGGTTEWQVLLPLFGVTTLVAGAALAVRQTDLKMMLAYTTMSSLGLLVMLTGLGLPYAIEAAVLYLVAHALFKGALFMVAGIIDHETGTRDLTKLGGLRRAMPLTFAIALAAALSMGGLPPFFGFLAKEEIYAALSGFDRRSMVFAALTILGNGLMFAVGFAIALKPFLGPKVDTPRHAHEAPVLLWIGPAILAAKGLSIALMSGLVHRFVTSPMASAVAGEPRTVTISLAPHIGVPLLLSVVTLAVGVVLFLNLTRLRAAMAVILADIGWGPDRGFDQFIRGLVRFAVAATRRLQGGRLDNYMTVTFLLVAAVMLALPLRYGEFPRAPFFPGDVPLHEFAIMAIAVLGLFAVVLAADRLTAIVSLGIQGFAVAMLFLLYGAPDLAFTQFMIETLSVVVLALVMTRLRLSPSDHRPLRQKLPDFTIALACGIGFGLFLLRVTGVPFDATLTDFFNLYSKSIAHGANVVNVIIVDFRGTDTLGEIAVVLVAGLSILSLVRLRAGSLRRGETREIAAADANTKEPV